Proteins encoded within one genomic window of Mya arenaria isolate MELC-2E11 chromosome 13, ASM2691426v1:
- the LOC128213878 gene encoding uncharacterized protein LOC128213878 isoform X1: protein MATLPRSYPTRELSRTPSHFHRDVEARRTMPASLPTRSTATSPTGSIKGKFFRLGSKKKDKKREIQQLSEENQGLKIKLEIADRINGELVERMIKLVKENPFKDFIEIHDGNVHIGDINNTYTTVEVEGVLEGVENLTDKLTAAVNENTAARSLAESKLRNAEVQLKEIKSSLETCKIMLAKLDNKTVKNMGNIKSLLEGLCNDRSDEAVLKEGVKALWGYLFGKKQKVTVPASVKLAVNRIIDTFAFTNWYEFARFLNVDASSIDQDFAVEDEDDIVDICVTILGHWIKLTNDSNGEQLYNLVLQYEQERRTEKTNTYQKDSLSSAKVSCRMSNRPSSDGAGGLTGVPSGNNTRRWADPDKTSQFMHFLESMKSQVSMEQTLSDMHRMVKDIHGTICTDTETPPSPRESRSEPLIAEV, encoded by the exons ATGGCAACGTTACCACGATCCTACCCAACAAGAGAACTTTCTCGGACACCATCGCATTTCCAT AGAGATGTGGAGGCCCGACGGACGATGCCGGCGAGCCTGCCCACAAGGTCTACGGCGACCTCCCCAACGGGATCGATAAAGGGCAAGTTTTTCCGGTTGGGCAGCAAAAAGAAGGACAAGAAAAGGGAGATCCAGCAGCTGTCCGAGGAGAACCAGGGGCTGAAAATAAAGCTGGAAATCGCCGACAGG ATCAACGGAGAGTTGGTTGAACGCATGATAAAACTGGTGAAAGAGAATCCCTTTAAAGACTTTATAGAGATACATGACGGAAACGTGCACATCGGGGACATCAACAATACCTACACGACTGTAGAAGTAGAGGGCGTCCTGGAGGGTGTTGAGAACCTCACGGACAAACTGACGGCTGCCGTGAACGAGAACACGGCAGCCAGGTCTCTAGCTGAGAGCAAACTCCGAAATGCCGAG GTTCAACTGAAGGAAATAAAATCTTCGCTAGAGACTTGCAAAATCATGCTGGCAAAGCTAGATAACAAGACTGTGAAGAACATGGGGAACATCAAGTCGCTGCTGGAGGGTCTGTGCAATGACCGGTCTGACGAGGCTGTCTTAAAGGAAGGGGTGAAGGCGCTATGGGGTTACTTGTTCGGCAAGAAACAGAAGGTTACCGTGCCCGCCTCTGTTAAACTAGCCGTTAATAGAATCATAGACACGTTTG CTTTCACAAATTGGTATGAGTTTGCACGTTTCCTGAACGTTGATGCATCCTCAATAGATCAAGACTTTGCTGTTGAAGACGAAGACGATATTGTCGATATCTGTGTGACTATTCTTGGTCACTGGATCAAACTGACAAACGACAGTAACGGCGAGCAGTTGTATAACCTAGTGCTCCAGTATGAGCAGGAAAGGCGCACAG AAAAGACGAACACATATCAGAAAGACAGCCTTTCTAGCGCAAAAGTTTCCTGCAGAATGTCCAACCGGCCAAGCTCTGATGGAGCGGGCGGTCTGACCGGGGTACCCAGCGGAAATAACACAAGGCGATGGGCAGACCCTGACAAGACATCGCAGTTTATGCACTTCCTGGAGTCCATGAAGTCCCAAGTATCCATGGAACAGACACTGTCGGACATGCATAGAATGGTGAAAGACATCCATGGGACAATTTGTACTGACACCGAAACACCACCCAGCCCAAGAGAGTCAAGAAGTGAACCGCTAATTGCAGAAGTCTAG
- the LOC128213878 gene encoding uncharacterized protein LOC128213878 isoform X2 — protein sequence MPASLPTRSTATSPTGSIKGKFFRLGSKKKDKKREIQQLSEENQGLKIKLEIADRINGELVERMIKLVKENPFKDFIEIHDGNVHIGDINNTYTTVEVEGVLEGVENLTDKLTAAVNENTAARSLAESKLRNAEVQLKEIKSSLETCKIMLAKLDNKTVKNMGNIKSLLEGLCNDRSDEAVLKEGVKALWGYLFGKKQKVTVPASVKLAVNRIIDTFAFTNWYEFARFLNVDASSIDQDFAVEDEDDIVDICVTILGHWIKLTNDSNGEQLYNLVLQYEQERRTEKTNTYQKDSLSSAKVSCRMSNRPSSDGAGGLTGVPSGNNTRRWADPDKTSQFMHFLESMKSQVSMEQTLSDMHRMVKDIHGTICTDTETPPSPRESRSEPLIAEV from the exons ATGCCGGCGAGCCTGCCCACAAGGTCTACGGCGACCTCCCCAACGGGATCGATAAAGGGCAAGTTTTTCCGGTTGGGCAGCAAAAAGAAGGACAAGAAAAGGGAGATCCAGCAGCTGTCCGAGGAGAACCAGGGGCTGAAAATAAAGCTGGAAATCGCCGACAGG ATCAACGGAGAGTTGGTTGAACGCATGATAAAACTGGTGAAAGAGAATCCCTTTAAAGACTTTATAGAGATACATGACGGAAACGTGCACATCGGGGACATCAACAATACCTACACGACTGTAGAAGTAGAGGGCGTCCTGGAGGGTGTTGAGAACCTCACGGACAAACTGACGGCTGCCGTGAACGAGAACACGGCAGCCAGGTCTCTAGCTGAGAGCAAACTCCGAAATGCCGAG GTTCAACTGAAGGAAATAAAATCTTCGCTAGAGACTTGCAAAATCATGCTGGCAAAGCTAGATAACAAGACTGTGAAGAACATGGGGAACATCAAGTCGCTGCTGGAGGGTCTGTGCAATGACCGGTCTGACGAGGCTGTCTTAAAGGAAGGGGTGAAGGCGCTATGGGGTTACTTGTTCGGCAAGAAACAGAAGGTTACCGTGCCCGCCTCTGTTAAACTAGCCGTTAATAGAATCATAGACACGTTTG CTTTCACAAATTGGTATGAGTTTGCACGTTTCCTGAACGTTGATGCATCCTCAATAGATCAAGACTTTGCTGTTGAAGACGAAGACGATATTGTCGATATCTGTGTGACTATTCTTGGTCACTGGATCAAACTGACAAACGACAGTAACGGCGAGCAGTTGTATAACCTAGTGCTCCAGTATGAGCAGGAAAGGCGCACAG AAAAGACGAACACATATCAGAAAGACAGCCTTTCTAGCGCAAAAGTTTCCTGCAGAATGTCCAACCGGCCAAGCTCTGATGGAGCGGGCGGTCTGACCGGGGTACCCAGCGGAAATAACACAAGGCGATGGGCAGACCCTGACAAGACATCGCAGTTTATGCACTTCCTGGAGTCCATGAAGTCCCAAGTATCCATGGAACAGACACTGTCGGACATGCATAGAATGGTGAAAGACATCCATGGGACAATTTGTACTGACACCGAAACACCACCCAGCCCAAGAGAGTCAAGAAGTGAACCGCTAATTGCAGAAGTCTAG
- the LOC128213879 gene encoding DNA excision repair protein ERCC-8-like isoform X2 encodes MFTSSGADCMLKVWDTNRLKPADEYQFSGIVNCHHMSPIATRHCLVAVATNSSTVKLVDLKSGSSSHSLKGHDTSVFVVKFSPYNEFILASGSGDRKILLWDIRNAKGSLLQFDQYNGRQPKDVLENNCALSHNNAVNGLQFSSDGIHIVSCSTDNAVRLWNTSTGKNVGVDYGAISNRAKKCVQFAVSDGCSQDLVFIPNDTRRSVDALNMVTGKREYSLTGHYSYVNCCLYHPDLNELYSGANDRNILVWTPKTFSSQYRNVRKRRRERVEFKCTEKQPKRSTEKHDSKITVSSTAKSSISNGISAGLSGIETTGGANTALTADSWSSDEDT; translated from the exons ATGTTCACCTCCAGCGGTGCAGATTGTATGCTCAAAGTGTGGGATACCAACAGGcttaag CCTGCAGATGAGTACCAGTTCAGTGGCATTGTGAACTGCCACCACATGTCTCCAATAGCCACACGCCACTGTCTTGTTGCTGTGGCAACCAACAGTTCCACAGTGAAGCTAGTGGACTTGAAATCTGGTTCATCATCACACAGTCTGAAGGGCCATGACACCTCAGTGTTTGTCGTGAAGTTCTCTCCATACAATGAGTTCATTCTAGCCAGTGGAAG TGGTGACCGGAAGATATTACTATGGGACATCCGGAATGCGAAGGGCAGCCTCCTACAGTTTGACCAGTACAATGGGAGGCAACCCAAGGACGTACTTGAAAATAACT GTGCCTTGTCCCACAACAATGCTGTGAACGGACTGCAGTTCTCATCTGACGGGATCCACATTGTCTCGTGCAGCACGGACAACGCAGTGAGGTTGTGGAACACTTCTACAGGGAAGAATGTCGGCGTGGATTATGGGGCCATCTCAAACAGGGCCAAGAAATGTGTTCAGTTTGCCGTGTCCGATGGTTGTTCTCAGGACTTGGTGTTTATTCCCAACGATACAAGACGTAGTGTTGATGCATTGAATATGGTCACAGGAAAACGAGAATACTCGCTGACAGGACACTACTCCTACGTGAACTGTTGCCTGTATCATCCAGACTTGAATGAACTGTACTCAGGGGCTAATGATAGAAATATATTGGTATGGACTCCGAAAACGTTTTCTAGTCAGTACAGAAATGTTAGGAAAAGACGGAGGGAAAGAGTTGAATTTAAATGCACAGAGAAACAGCCAAAAAGATCAACAgaaaaacatgacagtaaaataacagtttcaaGTACTGCCAAGTCGTCTATATCTAATGGAATTAGTGCAGGGTTGTCCGGTATAGAGACGACTGGCGGGGCCAACACAGCATTGACGGCGGACAGCTGGAGCAGCGATGAGGATACTTGA